In the genome of Amaranthus tricolor cultivar Red isolate AtriRed21 chromosome 15, ASM2621246v1, whole genome shotgun sequence, one region contains:
- the LOC130801679 gene encoding uncharacterized protein LOC130801679 isoform X1, with the protein MPMDYDDNDISRHNLQLASEGRTRTSSASRPYDFPKFEFDDSLQGHLRFDSLVETEVFLGIQSQEDNQWIEDFSQSANGMEFNSTPADSCSISRRNNVWSEATSSESVEMLLKSVGQEEMIPGATTVQESDATKDQGTPSTLIETSNNLKEKNDAYVANSNATILPCEVHEEYPSVIGHMEQLENPSAPHASKASTCRNSSNLDQNALCGNGGTSMNEGKHSHNIDCRSESIEISKISLEKTLNCGAGGDSLSFSSIPDNVKSTVSTVSTLEACHQVNSNVFHERGISDGHENHVSPMTALDDSVVLEGKENAASIPFCTARSSVSFLPESGRGCQEAKLDSVRESINVLVKGESEIKSSEDDKNTSFITSTHTLGHEHVLTTNNETDKSYDDCQGSIEAIAEHSVEFGNLSSGHCASTEQILDSSEQLSEKCGNDNTEVVSVGPLNSESISEVPLPSMEGNEVSNALGDSIGNANFSYSSDMTVIASVANVKCINSSEGTFDDTVVAKEESGANLLTLNMNGSIQVSQENIDKKEADFSENEKDICISKEADKNVSIDPQHRDFENIETPKIGQGIQSLEIGEGVEGNSDVHHSQLQISDIPESGNDDSPCVTISTSTSPDVHPVIAQRDSAAIGNSDDHKDDVTKKICDVNLGAKVDKASMVEDSMTDGTVSIPVSEMSQQHVEKTEHGCCITPSSVKDSSFLDHPQFDSVSNISNLKESADADLLNVQSLEKTMTNGEDESTQTTEIHKAFCGSPTIISSSEPSLTEKDNQDEGKGNQITNESEDSKRNDQMRDDNSFTFKVNALPETTDGEPEKKWSPFTDVKKGKVMEETAPSGKAKTQRKPSQKTPRQNARVSDGDAGTGTSKGTSERKGRRGSARGASKEDVKKGNQSKRPNQENASAEVDKVSKIMLSTPPQVQLVQMQSYGNIEASDKKSSGVSVPAVPTSNLPDLNSSALKTSTTLSTAFRQPFTDLQQVQLRAQIFVYGSLIQGTAPDEACMVSAFGPCDGGHKTWEPIWRVTVERVRNIKSSSTTAETPRSQSGTRVSDAGKQGSHSSNGLATPVSRVSSKDTTAASLSPIIPLSSPLWNISTPSRDSLASNAITAMHKGPVVDFQQAVTPMHPYQTPPIRNFVGHTSWPSQTNFPGSWLPSPQTSPFSSNFRFHPVTLTETVKLTLDKDTPVALNSTVKQTTASTALPSPALGGVSPHSASKLVPSSVQHSIDAKPRKRKKAPTSDLGQISLVSGAQKEAVIIPSVALLPTSPPNVAPPTSWTSGAILSKPADASRVSVDHPNKDIPDTVKAVACSEEILGKVAEAKSQAEEAADLATASVSHCEDLWSQLAKQKDSGFTSEAEAKLSSAAVAIAAAASVAKAAAAAAKIACNAAMQAKLMAEEAFLSSKTYGMASSSGKISINEHDPGNATPASILKSNSVTNQSSSILVAAKEAAKRRVEAASAASRQAENLDAIVKAAELAAAAVSQAGKIVAMGEPLPLNDLIEAGPEGYWKVSQPIAVVAKTVNDGKTAQSGPVNFEKAGDVLTGISAEDFVDKGAPRIVGVHDIHATDGPNGYSNDTSSPICISSKHGEGKDLKTVTDHEVFDTSKSGKVTPELDALQKTTNVKNKRADLLTHAEDHIKEGSLVEVFNPGSVRKAAWYTANILSLEEGKACVCYNDVPSQEGDGNLQEWIPLDAEGDKAPILRPAQPLSSLQQQQTRKRRRAALGDYAWCVGDKVDVWIDDSWWEGVVTEKNEKDETTLKVHIPAQGETSTVRTWNLRASRLWINGKWIEWSSRGQNSSEQGDTPQEKRQKLGKAPIGAKTKDKESNNLSSTVGEPEQSKPLTLSTTERTFDIGKTTNDDSKHAARRPLRTNQQKEGSRVVFGVPKPTGKKRKFMEVSKHFPANKSNKSSEVNDSIKFAKFLMPQGTASRGWKTGVPSRSDTKEKKVVESKPRVLNTRKAHRTLPQMETSRTRMGLNAGNTVEHGPDVEDSVIHDENTSERSINHGSNAFEEATEAPLSSLLSHTVSTSKKTSSNIKSDRLNRGRLGPSGGKLSKIEEDKAFSATTVNSTLDSSEPRRSNRRIQPTHRLLEGFQSSMVIPKMASVSHDKGRRNLPARGR; encoded by the exons ATGCCAATGGATTATGATGACAATGATATCTCGCGCCATAATCTTCAGCTAGCTAGTGAAGGTAGAACTAGAACTTCCTCTGCATCGAGACCATATGATTTTCCgaagtttgaatttgatgacAGTCTACAAGGACATCTAAGATTTGATAGTCTAGTTGAAACCGAGGTATTTTTGGGTATTCAAAGTCAAGAAGATAACCAGTGGATTGAAGATTTCTCTCAAAGCGCTAATGGAATGGAGTTCAATTCAACTCCAGCTGATTCTTGTTCAATTTCTAGACGGAATAATGTTTGGTCTGAGGCAACATCATCTGAATCGGTCGAAATGCTTTTAAAATCTGTCGGTCAGGAAGAGATGATTCCTGGGGCAACCACTGTACAAGAGTCAGATGCCACCAAGGATCAAGGTACCCCTAGTACACTTATAGAGACCAGTAATAATCTTAAAGAGAAAAATGATGCATATGTTGCGAACTCTAATGCTACAATACTGCCTTGTGAAGTTCATGAAGAATATCCTTCTGTAATAGGTCACATGGAACAGCTGGAGAACCCTTCAGCCCCTCATGCTAGCAAAGCATCTACTTGCAGAAATTCCAGTAATTTGGATCAGAATGCCTTGTGTGGAAATGGTGGGACATCAATGAATGAAGGTAAACATTCCCATAATATTGATTGTCGTAGTGAAAGTATAGAGATATCCAAAATATCTTTGGAGAAGACTTTGAATTGTGGGGCTGGAGGAGATTCTTTGAGTTTTTCAAGTATTCCCGACAATGTTAAATCAACAGTCAGTACAGTTAGCACCTTAGAAGCCTGTCACCAAGTTAACTCCAATGTCTTCCATGAAAGAGGGATTAGCGATGGACATGAAAATCATGTTTCCCCTATGACAGCTCTGGATGACTCTGTTGTTCTTGAAGGTAAGGAAAATGCTGCTAGCATTCCTTTCTGTACAGCCAGAAGTTCTGTTAGTTTCCTTCCCGAGTCTGGAAGAGGCTGTCAGGAAGCGAAGCTTGATTCTGTCAGAGAGAGTATAAATGTTTTAGTCAAAGGAGAGTCCGAGATAAAATCATCTGAAGATGATAAGAACACATCATTCATCACTTCTACTCACACTTTGGGACATGAACATGTTTTGACTACAAATAATGAGACAGATAAGTCATATGATGATTGTCAGGGTTCTATAGAAGCTATTGCGGAGCATTCCGTAGAGTTTGGCAACCTTAGTTCTGGACACTGTGCAAGTACTGAGCAAATATTAGATTCTAGTGAGCAGTTGTCTGAAAAATGCGGCAACGACAATACGGAAGTTGTATCAGTGGGTCCATTGAATTCTGAGAGTATATCTGAAGTTCCTTTGCCTTCCATGGAAGGGAATGAAGTCTCAAATGCACTAGGTGATTCTATTGGTAATGCTAATTTTAGTTATTCGTCTGATATGACCGTCATAGCTTCTGTTGCCAATGTTAAATGTATCAATAGTTCTGAAGGAACATTTGATGACACTGTTGTTGCCAAAGAAGAATCTGGTGCAAATTTACTTACTTTGAATATGAATGGTTCCATTCAAGTTAGTCAAGAGAACATTGATAAGAAGGAGGCTGATTTTtctgaaaatgaaaaagatatatgtatatctaaggAGGCAGATAAAAATGTATCTATTGACCCTCAGCATAGGGATTTTGAGAATATTGAAACGCCAAAAATTGGCCAGGGAATTCAATCTCTAGAAATTGGTGAAGGAGTCGAAGGTAATAGTGATGTTCATCACTCGCAGCTTCAAATTTCTGACATACCGGAATCAG GAAACGATGATTCTCCTTGTGTGACTATCAGTACTTCAACCTCACCAGATGTTCACCCTGTGATTGCACAAAGGGATTCTGCTGCAATTGGTAATAGTGATGATCACAAAGACGATGTAACGAAGAAAATTTGTGATGTAAATTTGGGAGCCAAAGTCGATAAGGCTTCTATGGTTGAAGATAGCATGACAGATGGAACTGTGTCGATCCCAGTTTCTGAAATGTCGCAGCAACATGTGGAAAAAACAGAACATGGTTGCTGCATAACACCTTCGTCAGTTAAGGACTCTTCATTTTTGGATCATCCACAGTTTGACTCTGTTAGCAACATTTCAAATTTGAAGGAGAGTGCTGATGCGGATTTATTGAATGTTCAAAGTCTTGAGAAAACTATGACTAATGGGGAAGATGAATCTACACAAACAACAG AGATTCACAAGGCTTTCTGTGGTTCTCCTACCATAATCAGCTCAAGTGAGCCTTCTCTAACAGAGAAGGATAACCAAGATGAAGGTAAAGGTAATCAAATCACTAATGAGTCTGAGGACTCAAAAAGAAATGATCAAATGAGAGATGATAACAGCTTTACTTTTAAAGTCAATGCATTGCCAGAGACAACTGATGGTGAACCTGAAAAGAAATGGTCTCCTTTCACTGATGTCAAGAAAGGCAAG GTTATGGAGGAGACTGCACCATCTGGCAAAGCTAAGACTCAAAGAAAACCGTCACAGAAAACTCCTCGCCAGAATGCTCGAGTGTCTGATGGAGATGCTGGAACTGGAACTTCTAAAGGCACTTCCGAACGTAAAGGGCGACGAGGATCTGCCAGAGGAGCATCAAAGGAGGATGTTAAGAAGGGGAATCAATCAAAGCGTCCCAACCAGGAGAATGCATCTGCAGAAGTGGATAAAGTTTCCAAGATTATGTTAAGTACGCCTCCACAAGTTCAGCTTGTACAGATGCAGTCCTATGGGAATATTGAagcaagtgacaaaaaatcCTCTGGTGTTTCTGTTCCCGCTGTGCCTACTTCAAATCTACCCGATCTAAATTCTTCAGCTTTGAAAACTAGTACCACTCTATCAACAGCATTTCGACAGCCTTTTACGGATTTGCAGCAAGTTCAATTGCGGGCACAGATATTTGTTTATGGATCTCTAAT TCAAGGGACTGCTCCTGATGAAGCCTGTATGGTTTCAGCTTTTGGGCCATGTG atgGAGGACATAAAACTTGGGAACCAATTTGGCGAGTTACCGTCGAAAGGGTTCGAAATATAAAATCTAGCTCCACTACTGCCGAAACACCTCGGTCACAGTCAG GCACTAGGGTCTCGGATGCTGGTAAGCAAGGTTCGCATTCAAGCAATGGGCTAGCAACGCCAGTAAGTAGGGTAAGCAGCAAGGATACAACTGCAGCTTCTTTAAGTCCAATAATTCCTCTATCATCACCTCTTTGGAATATTTCTACACCTTCTCGCGATAGTTTGGCATCAAATGCAATTACTGCAATGCATAAAGGTCCTGTTGTGGATTTCCAGCAAGCAGTTACACCTATGCATCCATATCAGACTCCACCAATTAGGAATTTTGTTGGCCATACATCTTGGCCATCACAAACGAACTTCCCTGGATCATGGTTGCCCTCTCCACAAACTTCTCCCTTCAGTTCAAATTTTCGATTCCATCCTGTGACTTTGACTGAGACTGTTAAACTAACCCTAGATAAAGATACTCCTGTGGCATTAAATTCTACTGTGAAGCAAACAACGGCTAGTACTGCTCTTCCCAGCCCGGCCTTGGGAGGAGTGTCTCCGCATTCTGCCTCAAAATTGGTACCCTCATCTGTGCAGCATTCTATAGATGCAAAGCCTAGGAAGAGAAAAAAGGCTCCTACTTCTGATCTCGGTCAGATCTCTTTAGTTTCCGGAGCTCAAAAAGAAGCTGTGATAATTCCTAGTGTGGCTCTTCTCCCAACTTCACCTCCAAATGTTGCACCACCTACATCTTGGACCTCAGGTGCTATTTTGAGTAAACCAGCTGATGCGTCAAGAGTTTCCGTTGATCATCCTAATAAAGATATTCCAGACACAGTAAAAGCTGTGGCTTGTTCAGAAGAGATTTTGGGTAAGGTCGCAGAAGCTAAGAGTCAGGCAGAGGAAGCTGCAGATCTTGCTACGGCCTCTGTTAGTCATTGTGAAGATTTGTGGAGCCAGTTAGCAAAGCAAAAGGACTCTGGATTCACCTCCGAAGCTGAAGCTAAATTATCTTCGGCGGCAGTTGCAATTGCAGCTGCTGCGTCAGTTGCTAAAGCAGCGGCGGCGGCTGCAAAGATTGCTTGTAATGCTGCAATGCAGGCAAAGCTAATGGCTGAGGAGGCATTTCTTTCTAGTAAAACTTATGGCATGGCTTCTTCAAGTGGGAAAATTTCTATTAATGAACATGATCCAGGAAATGCTACACCAGCATCGATTTTAAAAAGCAACAGTGTCACCAACCAATCAAGTTCAATTCTTGTAGCAGCCAAAGAAGCTGCTAAGAGGAGGGTTGAGGCGGCTTCGGCTGCTTCTAGACAAGCTGAAAATTTGGATGCAATAGTGAAAGCTGCGGAGCTTGCTGCAGCTGCAGTATCCCAAGCTGGGAAAATTGTTGCCATGGGTGAGCCTTTGCCTTTGAATGATTTAATTGAAGCTGGTCCTGAAGGCTACTGGAAAGTATCACAACCTATTGCTGTGGTGGCTAAAACAGTGAATGATGGGAAAACGGCACAGTCAGGTCCTGTTAATTTCGAAAAAGCCGGTGATGTACTTACAGGTATATCTGCAGAAGATTTTGTTGACAAGGGAGCACCTAGGATTGTAGGTGTACATGATATACATGCAACAGATGGACCAAATGGCTATTCAAATGATACGAGTTCCCCTATTTGCATATCTTCCAAACATGGAGAGGGAAAGGACTTAAAAACTGTGACTGACCATGAAGTTTTTGACACATCGAAATCCGGCAAAGTGACTCCAGAACTTGATGCTCTCCAGAAAACCACTAATGTTAAGAATAAGCGTGCTGATTTGCTTACACATGCTGAGGATCACATCAAGGAGGGTTCTCTTGTTGAG gTTTTTAACCCAGGAAGTGTTCGGAAGGCTGCCTGGTATACTGCAAATATTTTGAGTTTGGAAGAGGGAAAAGCTTGTGTATGTTACAATGATGTTCCATCACAAGAAG GTGATGGAAATCTTCAGGAGTGGATACCTCTTGATGCTGAAGGGGATAAGGCTCCTATTTTGCGCCCTGCCCAACCTTTGTCATctttgcaacaacaacaaactaGAAAGAGACGCCGCGCTGCTCTTGGAGATTATGCTTGGTGTGTTGGAGATAAGGTTGATGTTTGGATTGATGACAG CTGGTGGGAAGGTGTGGTGactgaaaaaaatgaaaaggatgaaaCTACCTTGAAAGTTCACATTCCAG CCCAAGGTGAGACGTCAACTGTGAGGACTTGGAATCTGCGGGCATCACGTTTGTGGATTAATGGGAAATGGATCGAATGGTCTTCAAGAGGCCAAAATTCTTCTGAACAG GGTGACACACCACAAGAGAAGCGCCAAAAGTTGGGAAAAGCTCCAATCGGCGCCAAAACAAAGGATAAAGAATCAAATAATTTAAGTTCAACTGTGGGGGAACCTGAACAATCGAAACCTTTAACTTTGTCCACTACTGAGAGAACATTTGACATTGGTAAAACTACCAATGATGATAGCAAACATGCTGCACGCAGACCTTTGAGAACAAACCAGCAGAAGGAAGGATCAAGAGTAGTTTTTGGAGTTCCTAAACCAACTGGGAAAAAGCGGAAATTCATGGAAGTTAGTAAACATTTTCCTGCAAATAAGAGCAACAAGAGTAGTGAAGTAAATGACTCCATCAAATTTGCAAAATTTTTGATGCCACAAGGAACTGCTTCACGAGGATGGAAAACTGGTGTTCCGTCAAGAAGTGACACCAAGGAAAAAAAAGTAGTTGAATCCAAACCCAGAGTTCTTAATACTCGTAAAGCTCATCGCACCCTTCCTCAAATGGAGACTTCCAGAACTAGAATGGGTCTAAATGCCGGCAACACGGTGGAACATGGGCCTGACGTGGAGGACTCTGTTATTCATGATGAGAATACATCAGAGAGATCAATAAATCATGGTTCCAATGCCTTTGAAGAGGCAACAGAAGCTCCATTGTCATCTTTGCTTTCACATACTGTGAGCACGTCTAAGAAGACCTCGTCAAATATTAAATCTGATCGACTAAATAGAGGAAGACTGGGGCCTTCTGGTGGAAAGTTGAGTAAAATAGAAGAGGACAAAGCATTTTCTGCTACAACTGTTAATTCGACCCTTGATTCTTCTGAGCCTCGTAGATCTAATCGCAGAATTCAGCCTACGCATAGA CTACTAGAAGGTTTCCAGAGTTCTATGGTAATTCCTAAAATGGCTTCTGTTTCACATGACAAAGGCCGCAGAAACTTGCCAGCTAGAG GAAGATGA